A region from the Oceanidesulfovibrio marinus genome encodes:
- a CDS encoding mechanosensitive ion channel family protein, whose translation MDLHLAATTWLVPPLVLLAGAVAGLIAHKVLHAVGKRAASSTPFAIDNLLMTHFRLPARLVLILLGMLVARQLAPLPQGIRVDVDHAFTICWIGALAWVVIAAVDLGESLLLSRFDLDKRDNLRARQIVTKLKVFKRIAVVIIIILALAGALMTFQSVRAVGASLLASAGVAGIMLGFSAQKTIATIFAGVQIALTQPIRIDDVVVVEGEWGRIEEITFTYVVVAIWDQRRLILPITYFIDHPFQNWTRTRADILGTVFLYTDYAVDIDGLRAELTRIVQEEAENLWDGRLAILQVTDARERDLELRALVSASDGSKAWDLRCLVRERLIEYLRREQPEALPRVRIEEGPLEMKEETDSMKSESSQQSDATTAPAETKKAGPE comes from the coding sequence ATGGACCTCCATCTTGCCGCCACCACCTGGCTTGTCCCGCCCCTTGTGCTCCTGGCCGGAGCCGTGGCCGGGCTCATCGCGCACAAGGTACTGCACGCCGTGGGCAAACGCGCCGCCAGCTCCACGCCGTTTGCGATCGACAACCTCCTGATGACCCACTTCCGCCTGCCGGCGCGGCTGGTGCTCATCCTGCTGGGCATGCTCGTGGCCAGGCAGCTCGCCCCGCTGCCGCAGGGAATCCGGGTGGATGTGGACCACGCCTTCACCATCTGCTGGATCGGTGCCCTGGCCTGGGTGGTGATCGCGGCCGTGGACCTGGGCGAGTCGCTGCTGCTCTCGCGCTTTGACCTGGACAAGCGCGACAACCTCCGCGCCCGGCAGATCGTCACCAAGCTCAAAGTCTTCAAGCGCATCGCCGTGGTCATCATCATTATTCTGGCCCTGGCCGGGGCGCTGATGACCTTCCAGTCGGTCCGCGCCGTGGGCGCGAGCCTGCTCGCCTCGGCCGGCGTGGCCGGCATCATGCTGGGCTTCTCGGCGCAGAAGACCATCGCCACCATTTTTGCCGGCGTGCAGATCGCCCTGACCCAGCCCATCCGCATCGACGACGTGGTCGTGGTGGAGGGCGAGTGGGGCCGCATCGAGGAGATCACCTTCACCTACGTGGTGGTGGCCATCTGGGACCAGCGACGGCTCATCCTGCCCATCACCTACTTCATCGACCATCCCTTCCAGAACTGGACGCGCACGCGGGCCGACATCCTGGGTACGGTCTTTCTGTACACGGACTATGCAGTGGACATCGACGGCCTGCGCGCCGAGCTGACGCGCATCGTGCAGGAGGAGGCCGAAAATTTGTGGGACGGCCGGCTGGCCATCCTGCAGGTGACGGACGCGCGGGAGCGGGACCTGGAGCTTCGCGCCCTGGTCAGCGCCTCTGACGGCTCCAAGGCCTGGGACCTGCGCTGCCTGGTGCGGGAACGGCTCATCGAGTACCTGCGCCGCGAGCAACCCGAGGCGTTACCGAGAGTGCGGATTGAGGAGGGGCCGTTGGAGATGAAGGAAGAAACCGATTCAATGAAGTCCGAATCGTCGCAACAGAGTGATGCTACGACCGCCCCGGCTGAAACAAAGAAAGCCGGCCCAGAGTAA
- the prxU gene encoding thioredoxin-dependent peroxiredoxin (Most members of this family contain a selenocysteine.), with amino-acid sequence MQAQAQAVSNPATAPQAPVMARVGHEAPDFEALAYQDGGFKRVKLSDYKGSWVVLCFYPGDYTFVUPTELTAVAVKYPELQKMNAEVLSVSTDSRFTHKMWQQDELSKMVKGGVPYPMLSDAGGKIGRVYGVYDDASGVDIRGRFIIDPDGVIQAMEVLTPSVGRNPNELIRQLHAFQLVREKGVATPSAWEPGDTVLTPGPELVGKVYEVWNPEKAMERKQ; translated from the coding sequence ATGCAGGCACAGGCGCAGGCCGTTTCGAACCCGGCCACGGCTCCGCAGGCGCCGGTCATGGCGCGTGTCGGGCACGAGGCCCCGGACTTCGAGGCCCTGGCCTACCAGGATGGCGGATTCAAGCGGGTCAAGCTCTCGGACTACAAGGGAAGCTGGGTCGTTCTCTGCTTCTACCCGGGCGACTACACCTTTGTATGACCCACGGAGCTCACGGCGGTCGCCGTGAAATACCCCGAGCTGCAGAAGATGAACGCGGAGGTCCTCTCCGTATCCACGGACAGCCGGTTCACACACAAGATGTGGCAGCAGGACGAGCTTTCGAAGATGGTCAAGGGCGGGGTGCCGTACCCCATGCTTTCCGACGCCGGCGGCAAGATAGGCAGAGTCTACGGTGTGTATGACGATGCCTCGGGCGTGGATATCCGCGGTCGGTTCATCATCGACCCGGACGGCGTGATCCAAGCCATGGAAGTACTTACGCCCAGCGTGGGCCGCAACCCCAATGAACTCATCCGTCAACTGCACGCCTTCCAGCTTGTGCGCGAAAAAGGCGTGGCCACGCCGTCGGCGTGGGAACCTGGTGACACGGTCCTCACTCCCGGTCCGGAACTCGTGGGCAAGGTGTACGAGGTCTGGAATCCGGAAAAGGCAATGGAGCGCAAGCAGTAG
- a CDS encoding helicase HerA-like domain-containing protein — protein sequence MAGDSTVRIGKSEAEEIVMRLEMMNRHGLIAGATGTGKTVTLRVIAEQLSASGVPVFMADVKGDLASICQPGVVQGGIQKRVELLGLTDFAPQGFPVMFWDVFGEQGHPVRTTVSEMGPLLLSRLLNLNETQAGVLSLAFRIADDQGLLLLDFKDLRAMIAFVGENAREFRNEYGNVSAASVGAIQRKLLELEEQGGEHIFGEPALNLDDFLQTDNEGRGVVNILDAQRLLMAPRAYAAFLLYLLSELFETLPEVGDADKPRLVFFFDEAHLLFADAPKALVEKIELVVRLIRSKGAGVFFVTQNPLDLPDSVLAQLGHRVLHALRAFTPREQRVVRAVAETFRQNPAFDPATVIPELKVGEALVSMLDEHGAPQMAERALIAPPMSLLGTLDPQERGRIIRQSVLYGYYEKVEDRESAYEMLNKRQEAREQKREEQLALEKAEREARQNRPRPSNRQSYVEAFAKSTLRSIGYSIGRKIARGILGSLMGK from the coding sequence ATGGCTGGCGATTCCACGGTGCGGATCGGCAAGAGCGAGGCCGAAGAGATCGTCATGCGGCTGGAGATGATGAACCGGCACGGGCTCATCGCCGGCGCCACGGGCACGGGCAAGACCGTGACCCTGCGCGTGATCGCCGAGCAGCTCAGCGCCAGTGGCGTTCCCGTGTTCATGGCTGACGTGAAGGGCGACCTCGCCTCCATCTGCCAACCCGGCGTGGTGCAGGGCGGCATTCAGAAGCGCGTTGAGCTCCTGGGGCTCACGGATTTCGCGCCGCAGGGCTTTCCGGTTATGTTCTGGGACGTGTTTGGCGAGCAGGGCCACCCAGTGCGCACCACAGTCTCGGAGATGGGGCCGCTGCTCCTGTCCCGGCTGCTGAACCTCAACGAGACCCAGGCCGGCGTGCTCAGCCTGGCCTTCCGCATCGCCGACGACCAGGGCCTGCTCCTCCTGGACTTCAAGGACCTGCGCGCCATGATCGCCTTCGTGGGCGAGAACGCCAGGGAGTTCCGCAACGAGTACGGCAATGTCTCGGCCGCCAGCGTGGGCGCCATCCAACGCAAGTTGCTGGAGCTGGAAGAGCAGGGCGGAGAGCACATCTTTGGTGAGCCGGCCCTGAACCTGGACGATTTTCTCCAGACCGACAACGAGGGCCGCGGCGTGGTTAATATTCTGGATGCGCAGCGGCTGCTCATGGCCCCGCGCGCCTACGCCGCCTTCCTGCTCTACCTGTTGTCCGAGCTTTTCGAAACCCTGCCCGAGGTGGGCGATGCGGACAAGCCGCGGCTGGTCTTCTTCTTTGATGAGGCGCACCTGCTGTTCGCCGACGCGCCCAAGGCGCTGGTGGAAAAGATCGAGCTCGTGGTCCGGCTGATCCGCTCCAAGGGCGCGGGCGTGTTCTTTGTCACCCAGAACCCGCTGGACCTGCCAGACTCCGTGTTGGCGCAGCTTGGCCACCGCGTGCTGCACGCCTTGCGCGCGTTCACGCCGCGGGAGCAGCGGGTGGTTCGCGCCGTGGCCGAGACCTTCCGCCAGAACCCGGCATTCGATCCGGCTACGGTGATTCCCGAGCTCAAGGTGGGCGAGGCACTGGTTTCCATGCTGGACGAGCACGGCGCGCCGCAAATGGCAGAGCGGGCACTGATCGCGCCGCCCATGAGCCTGCTGGGCACGCTGGACCCGCAGGAGCGCGGCCGGATCATCCGCCAGTCAGTCTTGTACGGATACTACGAGAAGGTGGAGGATCGGGAGTCGGCCTACGAAATGCTCAACAAGCGGCAGGAGGCGCGGGAGCAGAAGCGCGAGGAGCAGCTGGCCTTGGAAAAGGCGGAGCGCGAGGCCCGGCAGAACCGGCCGCGGCCCAGCAACCGCCAGAGCTATGTGGAGGCGTTCGCCAAAAGCACCCTCCGCTCCATCGGCTACAGCATCGGCCGCAAGATCGCGCGGGGGATACTGGGCTCGCTCATGGGGAAGTAG
- a CDS encoding mechanosensitive ion channel family protein produces MQESPFEPSFVWEQIDKTLRSIWTDFLNYLPFIIAGVVVLLVVVLFERIAIRVLHRSLSTSKLRGSLKQLIERMVSISLWGLGLLLTAMVVFPGLTPTRALGALGVVSIAVGFAFRDIFENFFAGFLILWQFPFEQGDYIECQGITGKVVDVTVRMTIIRTMDDELIIMPNATIFKNPLNVLTYERTRRVKLMTGIAYGEDVATAVQVIKDALKKCRTIDAAKPVQVFPHGFGSSSIDIEVTWWTGSKPLDVRRSRGEVVTAVKSALDQAGIEIPFPYRTLTFKHPLQVVQDEGAQGEEVQDEKMPDRE; encoded by the coding sequence ATGCAGGAATCGCCGTTCGAGCCATCCTTCGTCTGGGAGCAGATCGACAAGACGCTGCGTTCCATCTGGACGGATTTCCTTAACTATCTTCCGTTCATCATCGCCGGCGTCGTTGTCCTACTGGTGGTGGTCCTTTTCGAGCGCATCGCCATTCGGGTGCTGCACCGCAGCCTGTCCACCTCCAAGCTGCGCGGCTCCCTGAAGCAGCTCATCGAGCGGATGGTGAGCATCAGCCTGTGGGGCCTGGGCCTGTTGCTCACGGCCATGGTCGTCTTCCCCGGCCTCACGCCCACCCGCGCCCTGGGCGCATTGGGCGTGGTCTCCATCGCCGTGGGCTTTGCCTTCCGCGACATCTTCGAGAACTTCTTCGCCGGGTTCCTCATCCTCTGGCAGTTCCCCTTTGAGCAGGGCGACTACATCGAGTGCCAGGGCATTACGGGCAAGGTGGTGGACGTCACCGTGCGCATGACCATCATCCGCACCATGGACGACGAGCTGATCATCATGCCCAACGCCACGATCTTCAAGAACCCGCTGAACGTCCTCACCTATGAGCGCACCCGCCGCGTGAAGTTGATGACCGGAATCGCCTACGGCGAGGACGTGGCCACGGCCGTGCAGGTCATCAAGGACGCGCTCAAGAAGTGCCGCACCATCGACGCGGCCAAGCCGGTGCAGGTCTTTCCCCACGGCTTCGGCTCCAGCAGCATCGATATCGAGGTGACCTGGTGGACCGGCTCCAAACCTCTGGACGTCCGGCGTTCGCGCGGCGAGGTGGTCACGGCCGTCAAGTCCGCCCTGGACCAGGCTGGCATCGAGATCCCCTTCCCCTACCGCACCCTCACCTTCAAGCATCCGCTGCAAGTGGTGCAGGACGAGGGTGCGCAAGGCGAGGAAGTTCAGGATGAGAAAATGCCGGACAGAGAGTAG
- the gpmA gene encoding 2,3-diphosphoglycerate-dependent phosphoglycerate mutase: protein MYTLVLLRHGQSTWNLENRFTGWTDVDLTPQGAQEAEEGAKLLRDGGYDFDICYTSVLKRAVRTLDIALDVMDRMWLPVVKHWRLNERHYGALQGLNKSEMREKYGEEQVFAWRRSYDTPPPALEPDDERYPGHDRRYADLTDEELPRCESLKNTVARAVPYWEKVISPVVQSGQRVLISAHGNSLRALVKYLDKMGDDEISQLNIPTGVPLIYELDADLKPKKSFYLGDPDEIAARAKAVANQAKQ from the coding sequence GGCACGGCCAATCCACCTGGAACCTGGAAAACCGCTTTACGGGTTGGACCGACGTGGATCTGACACCCCAGGGCGCCCAGGAAGCCGAGGAAGGCGCCAAGCTACTCCGCGACGGCGGCTACGACTTCGACATCTGCTACACGTCAGTGCTCAAGCGTGCCGTCCGCACTCTGGACATTGCCCTGGACGTGATGGACCGCATGTGGCTGCCGGTGGTCAAGCACTGGCGGCTCAACGAGCGCCACTACGGCGCCCTGCAGGGCTTGAACAAGTCGGAGATGCGCGAGAAGTACGGCGAGGAACAAGTCTTCGCATGGAGGCGCTCCTATGACACCCCGCCGCCGGCCCTGGAGCCGGACGATGAACGGTACCCCGGCCACGACCGGCGGTACGCCGACCTGACCGACGAGGAGCTCCCGCGCTGCGAGAGCCTCAAGAACACGGTGGCCCGCGCCGTGCCCTACTGGGAAAAGGTGATCTCCCCGGTGGTGCAGTCCGGGCAGCGCGTGCTCATCTCGGCCCATGGCAACAGCCTTCGCGCCCTGGTCAAGTACCTGGACAAGATGGGTGACGACGAGATCTCGCAGCTCAACATCCCCACGGGCGTGCCCCTGATCTACGAGCTCGACGCGGACCTCAAGCCGAAAAAAAGCTTCTACCTGGGCGACCCGGACGAGATAGCCGCGCGGGCAAAGGCCGTGGCCAACCAGGCCAAGCAGTAG
- a CDS encoding FliH/SctL family protein, whose product MSSSDAGSQTARTGKVIMGGVVRNLAGAPVGDTHHNHSIWDEAAEAEYMARVKARAADKAREVLLAAREEAHQIRQQASDEGYDEGVRQAQEELVQAHQEMAESLASSLAAVSDGSIAVWRAYREDLLLLVQLAVEKIIGITLDASRREVIEALLDEAAARLEAAQGLVLRVHPDDAEILRSILEAFGDRYHSLRNWRIEGDGSMTPGGLKVESSLGLVDNSLESRRQVVQEVLDSLELPETPAEKQTREEAEARAAQLAEAATEEISPEASADDPTEASTAASADDLVEASPEVSANTSANVSADMNEDAGQPAPEQDGGAQA is encoded by the coding sequence ATGTCTTCGTCTGATGCAGGAAGCCAGACCGCCCGGACCGGCAAGGTCATCATGGGCGGCGTGGTGCGGAACCTGGCCGGTGCTCCGGTGGGCGATACGCACCACAACCACTCCATCTGGGACGAGGCGGCCGAGGCCGAGTATATGGCCCGCGTCAAGGCGCGCGCGGCGGACAAGGCCCGCGAGGTGTTGCTGGCCGCCCGCGAGGAAGCGCATCAGATCCGTCAGCAGGCCTCCGACGAGGGCTACGACGAGGGCGTGCGCCAGGCTCAGGAAGAGCTGGTGCAGGCCCACCAGGAGATGGCCGAGTCCCTGGCCAGCTCCCTGGCCGCGGTGAGCGACGGCTCCATTGCCGTGTGGCGCGCCTATCGCGAGGACCTTCTGCTGCTCGTGCAACTTGCCGTGGAAAAAATTATCGGCATCACCCTGGACGCAAGCCGCCGCGAGGTGATCGAGGCGCTGCTGGACGAGGCGGCCGCCAGGCTGGAAGCGGCCCAGGGCCTTGTGCTGCGCGTGCACCCGGACGACGCGGAAATCCTGCGCTCCATCCTCGAAGCCTTCGGCGACCGCTACCATTCACTGCGCAACTGGCGCATCGAGGGCGACGGTTCCATGACGCCCGGCGGGCTCAAGGTGGAAAGCTCCCTGGGGCTGGTGGACAACTCCCTGGAAAGCCGCCGGCAGGTGGTGCAGGAGGTGCTTGACTCCCTGGAGCTGCCCGAGACCCCGGCTGAGAAGCAGACCCGCGAGGAGGCCGAGGCCCGCGCGGCGCAGCTTGCCGAAGCCGCCACTGAAGAAATTTCCCCCGAAGCGTCCGCAGATGACCCCACAGAGGCTTCCACAGCCGCTTCCGCAGATGATCTCGTAGAAGCTTCCCCCGAAGTGTCCGCAAACACTTCCGCAAATGTTTCTGCCGACATGAACGAAGACGCCGGGCAGCCCGCTCCGGAGCAGGACGGCGGGGCTCAGGCATGA
- a CDS encoding FliI/YscN family ATPase: protein MNPAAAARMLDTASPCRTYGKVCKVVGMIAEGCGIRAPLGTVCALIPDGEGACNAEIAAEIVGFKNDAVLFMPYGDMRGIQPGSLIRSDGAAPLMPVGDAFLGRAVDAFGRPLDGNSGPIAGDDRYPLFADPPNPLSRPRISDPLDVGVRAINGLLTLGKGQRVGIMAGSGVGKSTLMGMMARYTKADVNVIALVGERGREVVEFIEKDLGPEGMARSVLVVATSDQSPLVRMRAAYAATSVAEYFRDQGKDVLLMMDSVTRFAMAAREVGLAVGEPPTSRGYTPSVFAHLPKLLERAGRSEKGTITGIYTVLVDGDDFNEPIADSTRSILDGHIVLTRDLADKGHFPAIDVLRSISRLRSDVTPDDVKDAGRDALRHLATFKRVEDMVNIGAYSQGSNPEIDKALQMVGPLNEYLRQPVGEQSVLSDSFTKLTAFAAS, encoded by the coding sequence ATGAACCCGGCAGCCGCCGCCCGGATGCTCGATACCGCTTCGCCCTGCCGCACCTACGGCAAGGTCTGCAAGGTAGTGGGCATGATCGCAGAAGGATGCGGCATACGCGCCCCCCTGGGCACGGTCTGCGCGCTCATCCCGGACGGCGAGGGCGCCTGCAATGCCGAGATCGCGGCCGAGATAGTGGGATTCAAGAACGACGCCGTGCTCTTCATGCCATACGGCGACATGCGCGGCATCCAGCCCGGTTCGCTCATCCGCAGCGACGGCGCCGCGCCCCTCATGCCCGTGGGTGACGCCTTTCTGGGCCGCGCCGTGGACGCCTTTGGCAGGCCGCTGGACGGCAACTCCGGGCCCATTGCCGGCGACGACCGCTACCCCCTGTTCGCCGATCCGCCCAACCCGCTCTCCCGGCCCCGCATTTCCGACCCGTTGGACGTGGGCGTGCGCGCCATCAACGGCCTGCTCACTCTGGGCAAGGGCCAGCGCGTGGGCATCATGGCCGGCAGCGGCGTGGGCAAGTCCACGCTCATGGGCATGATGGCCCGCTACACCAAGGCCGACGTCAACGTCATCGCCCTGGTGGGCGAGCGCGGCCGCGAGGTGGTGGAGTTCATCGAAAAGGACCTGGGGCCCGAGGGCATGGCCCGCTCCGTGCTCGTGGTCGCCACGTCGGACCAGTCACCCCTGGTGCGCATGCGCGCGGCCTACGCCGCCACCAGCGTGGCCGAGTACTTCCGTGACCAGGGCAAGGACGTGCTGCTGATGATGGACTCGGTGACCCGTTTCGCCATGGCCGCCCGCGAGGTGGGTCTGGCCGTGGGCGAGCCGCCGACCTCCCGCGGGTACACGCCTTCGGTCTTCGCGCATCTGCCCAAGCTTCTGGAGCGCGCCGGCCGCAGCGAGAAGGGCACCATCACCGGCATCTACACGGTTCTGGTGGACGGCGACGACTTCAACGAGCCCATTGCAGACTCCACGCGCTCCATCCTGGACGGGCACATCGTGCTCACGCGGGACCTGGCCGACAAGGGCCACTTCCCGGCCATCGACGTGCTCCGCTCCATCAGCCGTCTGCGTTCCGACGTGACGCCGGACGACGTGAAGGACGCCGGCCGCGACGCGTTGCGCCATCTCGCCACCTTCAAGCGGGTGGAGGACATGGTCAACATCGGCGCGTACTCCCAGGGCTCCAACCCCGAGATCGACAAAGCGCTGCAGATGGTGGGCCCGCTCAACGAGTACCTGCGCCAGCCCGTGGGCGAGCAGTCCGTCCTCTCCGACAGCTTCACGAAGCTTACGGCCTTCGCGGCCTCCTGA
- a CDS encoding cytochrome B6, with protein sequence MHRCTRILTIVGCIFALTALTVLAAHAQDKKMMSDVSHKQMGIPDDVDPILETYMPVVIHESFKSIMDKDVAEKPEVMKRQQALLEERYDLSDNPSDVMMSAGRKAVQKGVRVKLPEGMTWDKLANMSPEEIKEKGLFPKGFLPLPHVKHATGGQVFPATQIEEIQKLENRSLERFDVDFDLPDRFIPEFPPPIYLQTRPDLGDVSQGKLLSLDNYYEMMKGILTPVQMEGLRLLLTPFPQQQFNETEDRKVEKPSMGVSCLDCHANGHTNGAFHLNPDTRPQVTRLRLDTVSLRGVYNQQIHGSKRSLRSIEDFTEFEQRSAYFDGDHVIAAKKGVNLPDRGSQVVLMAQMQNMFDFPPAPKLDVFGKLIPEKASESELRGQELFFGDAKCGECHPAPFYLDNNMHNLQVERFYKFQMINGEYIIAEGPIKSFTLRGIKDSPPYLHDGRLLTLEDTVEFFCLVTGVKMNEQQKADLTAFMLAL encoded by the coding sequence ATGCACAGGTGTACACGAATCTTAACCATCGTCGGTTGCATCTTCGCGCTGACGGCTTTGACGGTGCTTGCGGCCCATGCCCAGGACAAGAAGATGATGTCCGATGTGAGCCACAAGCAGATGGGCATCCCTGACGATGTGGATCCCATCCTGGAGACGTACATGCCCGTGGTCATTCACGAAAGCTTCAAGTCCATCATGGATAAGGACGTGGCCGAAAAGCCGGAGGTGATGAAGCGGCAGCAGGCCCTGCTGGAGGAGCGCTACGACCTCTCGGACAACCCTTCGGACGTGATGATGTCCGCCGGGCGCAAGGCCGTGCAAAAGGGCGTGCGCGTCAAGCTGCCCGAGGGCATGACCTGGGACAAGCTCGCCAACATGTCGCCGGAGGAGATCAAGGAGAAGGGGCTCTTCCCCAAGGGATTCCTGCCCCTGCCGCATGTGAAGCATGCCACTGGCGGCCAGGTCTTTCCGGCCACGCAGATCGAAGAAATCCAGAAGCTGGAGAATCGCTCCCTGGAGCGTTTCGACGTGGACTTCGATCTGCCGGACCGCTTCATTCCCGAGTTCCCGCCGCCCATCTATCTGCAGACGCGGCCCGATCTCGGCGACGTCTCCCAGGGCAAGCTCCTTTCCCTCGACAACTACTATGAGATGATGAAGGGCATCCTGACCCCCGTGCAGATGGAAGGTCTGCGGCTCCTGCTCACGCCGTTCCCGCAGCAGCAGTTCAACGAAACCGAGGACCGCAAGGTGGAGAAGCCCAGCATGGGCGTTTCCTGCCTGGATTGCCACGCCAACGGCCACACCAACGGCGCCTTCCACCTGAACCCGGACACCCGGCCGCAGGTAACGCGTCTGCGTCTGGACACCGTGAGCCTGCGCGGCGTCTACAACCAACAGATCCATGGCTCCAAGCGCTCCCTGCGCTCCATCGAGGACTTCACCGAGTTCGAGCAGCGCTCCGCCTACTTTGACGGCGACCACGTCATCGCCGCCAAGAAGGGCGTGAACCTGCCCGACCGCGGCAGCCAAGTGGTGCTGATGGCGCAGATGCAGAACATGTTCGACTTCCCGCCCGCGCCCAAGCTGGACGTCTTCGGCAAGCTCATTCCGGAGAAGGCCTCAGAAAGCGAGCTCCGCGGGCAGGAGTTGTTCTTTGGCGACGCCAAGTGCGGCGAGTGCCACCCGGCACCGTTCTACCTGGACAACAATATGCACAACCTGCAGGTGGAGCGGTTCTATAAGTTCCAGATGATCAACGGCGAGTACATCATCGCCGAAGGCCCCATCAAGTCATTCACCCTGCGCGGCATCAAGGATTCGCCGCCGTACCTGCACGACGGCAGGTTGTTGACGCTGGAGGACACGGTGGAGTTCTTCTGCCTGGTGACGGGCGTGAAGATGAACGAGCAGCAGAAGGCGGACCTCACGGCGTTCATGCTAGCACTCTAG